In Populus alba chromosome 1, ASM523922v2, whole genome shotgun sequence, a single window of DNA contains:
- the LOC118039260 gene encoding protein RGF1 INDUCIBLE TRANSCRIPTION FACTOR 1 translates to MKPKNRRIMGAGGPDDEDNRWPPWLKPLLRERFFVQCKLHADSHKSECNMYCMDCMNGALCSLCLAYHKDHRVIQIRRSSYHDVIRVSEIQKVLDISGVQTYVINSARVVFLNERPQPRPGKGVTNTCEVCERSLLDSFRFCSLGCKIVGTSKNFQKRKKQQVAMASDSEDSYSSSSSHARYMKKNNINNENKVQSFSPSTPPPTPASYRTAKRRKGIPHRAPMGGLIIEY, encoded by the exons ATGAAGCCCAAGAACAGGAGAATAATG GGAGCTGGAGGACCTGATGATGAAGACAACAGGTGGCCGCCATGGCTTAAACCTTTGTTGAGAGAGAGGTTCTTTGTTCAATGCAAGCTGCACGCAGATTCACACAAGAGTGAGTGCAATATgtattgtatggattgtatgaATGGTGCCCTTTGCTCTCTCTGTCTTGCCTACCACAAGGACCACCGTGTTATTCAG ATACGGAGGTCCTCATATCATGATGTGATAAGGGTATCTGAAATACAGAAGGTGCTAGACATCTCTGGTGTTCAAACTTATGTTATCAACAGTGCAAGAGTTGTGTTTTTGAATGAGAGGCCTCAGCCTAGGCCTGGAAAAGGTGTTACCAACACCTGTGAGGTCTGCGAGCGCAGCCTCCTCGATTCCTTCCGCTTCTGCTCTCTTGGGTGCAAG ATTGTTGGGACATCAAAGAACTTCcagaagagaaagaagcaaCAAGTGGCAATGGCATCGGATTCGGAGGACTCTTAtagtagcagcagcagccaCGCGAGGTACATGAAGAAGAACAACATCAACAATGAGAACAAAGTGCAGAGCTTCTCTCCTTCCACACCACCTCCAACACCAGCTAGTTACCGGACGGCAAAACGAAGAAAGGGAATCCCCCACCGAGCCCCTATGGGAGGACTGATAATAGAATATTAG